ATTGACATCGGGTTCCTTGAACTCAGAGCTACAGTGTGTCTATAGGGGCAACAGAAAGAAGAAAGACAGAAAAGGAATAGGTCAGAATGTGAAGCAGACATAGAATGGAATGTTGCACTGAAATGTTGACATAGCTAGAgctatatcatatatatatttctaatattAGGCCACCTCTCAAAGAAGTTTTTGTTCTCTCCTTGAAACATAAAAATGCATCATGTAAAAAGgaaataatatatcaaatatatttatgatattagGTCACCTCTCAAAGAAGTTTTTGTTCTTTCCAAGTCAGCTAATTATGTAATTCATGTATGCAGGtgtatttcataaaattctgggcatcataatacatgtaatcatattAATTCTCATGCATGCATGCAATGTTGAAAAGAAATGAATGAATTTCcgtttttacatttataaaaaagggCTAACAAATGAATTTCAAGATGGTTTATAATCAATAAAGTCATTCCATTGATTCATTCCAGTTTTTGGGTgagttttttaacattatattgtACTTACCTTTGACAATACTTTATATACAGACTGATGATCAATCTATCTAAGCATGATTTGCTGCACATGGAGCAAACCTGATCATGCCGTCAATTCAGTCATTTATCATTTATACAAACATCATCTCAGATCTTTTGTGTGGAAGTTAAATTAACTACTGGTAATACCTGCTTATAATACTGTATAAAAATACTTAATCAAAAAACAgcataaattaatgtaaaaggaaaaacaatttgGTACACTGTACTCACGTTATAACGAAACATAACTATTCATGTACCTTTAGATATTGCTCAACACTCCCTCCACTGTTGGCAAGGCTCCGAGGTTCTTGAATCTCCAGATTCAGAGGATCTTGCTGATTGAGGCTGATCGAGGTTTGAACCCTACATCAAGGTATAAAAGATGCATTGAATTCAAATATTCTTTGATGcactgtcattttttttaaaacaaaaaagagcAGATATGATCTCTGTCGCAAAAATTATTAGCCGCAAACCAGTTTGACTGGTAAATCGAGAAATAAAGTTGGTATTAGATTTGATTATGCTCACTGTTTAATTTCAAGCTATAAGcctatgatttattttttttcatatataaaaagtAAGGTAAGATTGAAGAGTATATTCTCTTACCAGTTGGCCATAGTGATCAAGCCCACACAATGGGGGCTCTGCTTAAGGGGGGGACATTTTACAAAGCATTCCATCAATTGCTGGCTTGATAGGTGTGAGAACCTCACGGTATCCATCACTCTCTCCAGATTCTTCATTCGATCCTCCTTATGATGGTGAAGCCAACTTACAGTGCACTCAAAAATGTCCATCTCTGAATTAACATCAAGCCTTTCATTTGACAATATCATGCAGAGGGTGTCAACATCTAAGCCGTAGAAAGAGGAACTGTTCCTAATATCCATAAAATTTTTGGCTATGCCATCCATCAGAATGTCACAAAGTTGAACATCTTTATGCCTCCTCATCTTTTGCAATAGTTTCAGCATGTCATGGTGACCAAGAGAGGAGATTTTCTTCAAACACATCTGTGTGATTTGCTGCACTTCAAACATCCGAGAGAGATCAAGTACCTCATGCAGACAATCAGGATTCATGAGATTGATATCACCAGAATAAATGCTATTTAGGAATATTTTCATAGCCTCATCGGAAACACCAGTAACCCTAATTTGCCTAGGTCTTATGGGTGGCTGAGTAAAGTCCTTGCTGTTAAACAATTTCTCAAACAAAGGACTCTGGCTAGCAAGGACGACCTTATGCACCGGGTAAATGATGCTGCCCAGTTTGAATGAAATGTCACAAATCTGTTCTTTGTGGtagatttcattcaaatattgGCCGATATTGGCATAGTGTTTGCTGTTAGAAGCCTGTATATGGCCTGAGAGTGGTGCAGCCTCTGTTTCATTTTCAGCCCTGGAAGATGATTTTTTAAGGTTTCCGGGAACCTCATCATCTGAGTCCGTTTTAAGATTTCTGGGGACCTCATCATCCGATACAGTTGATGACACTGAACTTGGTGAAGAAACTGAACTTGGTGGAGAAGGTGTCTGGTTTTGGTTTCTGTTCACtattgtataaatacatttctCAATTAAATGATACCTTCATAAAAGTTTCAGAATGATTTATAAATTgagaataattaaattaaaaatgaatgtttttctgtaaatatttaatgttcTTAAAGGAAAATCctttaataccccccccccccccccccccccccccgcaccacacacacacacacacctaccctaaataaatgtaattaatatcCTTTACTCAGtgtttaaagttaattttatttaataaaagctGCATCAAAGAGCTTAATTTTTTACTACTTTAATCCATTAGAAAATATATTTGCTATAACAACTGCATTTCTAATAACAAAAGAAATGActcttaataaaaatatttttagttaaaGCTTTGTAACTTTTTTGTCATTTAGTCAGAGAGGGAAAGCAAACTTTTTATATGCCAAGTAAACACTAACCAGACCCATTAAATCTATACAAAGTAAAATACAAAAACCCCTACCCTTCTGCTGAATATATCTCAATTTCAAGGAGTCCAAGACCAAAGACCCAGAGGAGGAATTTGTAGGTGTAGAAATTCTAGACGTAGAAGTTCCCAGGGCAGCTTTTTCAGccttaaataaaatgattttcatatattaaaaaaaaatatttctataaattgCTAACaactgtaaatacatgtaaaacatcacTTTCATATTATAAGCAAAAACTTACTTTCATCCTCTCTTGCCGCTTCCTCTCAAGCCAGCAGGCCTGAGGGTCGGCATCCTCTTTGCTCATGAAGCTGTACCAAACGTCCCGATTTACTACAATCGGTTCACGCTTGGGCAGGACTTCACATTTCACAATCGTAGTGTCCTTCATCTTTGGACACGATGATTTCCAAGATATCCAAATACGGCCTTTCAAGTTTCTGAGTTTAATTAAAGGATAAAATTTTTACAGTTGATAGACTGTTCCAATTGAACAATGTAGAACCACACACGAGCACCGGACACTTTCGACGAATCGATGGGCGAAGGCAAAGATTGATAGTATTCACAAACTATCAATCTTTGGGAGTCACGAAAACGCAGCTTCTCTATAGCAATACTATTACGTAACTAAGGAAGTCTAAACATGCCCGCGCATTTAACTTGAAATAGCAGGAAGTAGCATAATATCTAGTCCATTCGTTGAACAAGatatttccggatttttttgtGACATGCAAATGAAAAATCCATCAATGCATGTAGCAAGTAATGtttagtaaattttcatttaaaatcttaaaaaaaaccaaacaaacaagaCAAGTATTCCACTCAATCGGAAACACGCAAATATCcttagtaaaatatattttcaaagacACATAGGCCcatatgcttgaaattttttggATTGTAGATATGCCACCGTTGACTGAGTATCCAATCTCATTAAATTTAGATGTGCTGACACAGATGCTTGGGGTcacattttatgatatttcacAATGACCAGATTCTCTCCAGACGTAATGGAGTTCATCGTGAGTTCAACAgactttatattataaataatgcaTTATGATTAACAAGCCCTAATGtacatttgaatttaaaaacatcagtAACGTTTATACATTTGTACCAAgtttaactttaatttgtttattaattaaaaggAATATACATCTTATTTTGAGTTTTATATCTACATTTATAGTGCATTAACCCCCCTGCTACAAAATACGTCATTTTTTAACAGTCTTCTAATTAATGCACATTTTACATAGCACCACAccttttgatgaaaaatataatttatttgaatgCCTCGTGTTGTTCACATATTCTCAAAAATTCATGATGAACGTAATcatcgtacatgtacatgatatgaAGAAACTATCATACACTGTTCAGAAAATACcgtattttatattatagagaataatattgaatatgtatatcatattatataaccACAAAATATGGTATCAAGAGATAG
The nucleotide sequence above comes from Magallana gigas chromosome 2, xbMagGiga1.1, whole genome shotgun sequence. Encoded proteins:
- the LOC117681101 gene encoding kelch-like protein 2; translation: MKDTTIVKCEVLPKREPIVVNRDVWYSFMSKEDADPQACWLERKRQERMKAEKAALGTSTSRISTPTNSSSGSLVLDSLKLRYIQQKVNRNQNQTPSPPSSVSSPSSVSSTVSDDEVPRNLKTDSDDEVPGNLKKSSSRAENETEAAPLSGHIQASNSKHYANIGQYLNEIYHKEQICDISFKLGSIIYPVHKVVLASQSPLFEKLFNSKDFTQPPIRPRQIRVTGVSDEAMKIFLNSIYSGDINLMNPDCLHEVLDLSRMFEVQQITQMCLKKISSLGHHDMLKLLQKMRRHKDVQLCDILMDGIAKNFMDIRNSSSFYGLDVDTLCMILSNERLDVNSEMDIFECTVSWLHHHKEDRMKNLERVMDTVRFSHLSSQQLMECFVKCPPLKQSPHCVGLITMANWVQTSISLNQQDPLNLEIQEPRSLANSGGSVEQYLKTHCSSEFKEPDVNYDIVLMTEDAVEDFNRHACSQSQSSSTISAPCIKQYRDSKWSMMNDNLQWDHNHTKPSLTGLQSMDCMMGRKPKQKDVSIVEGKSNDCVKHVKKKRSKRHKKQDHSDGSKEDTSKAMVWGGDQWYMVGGARYKDSECPSPTNKVLVYSYETKEWRPVAPLNIARMEHSLCEVDGYIFAIGGIGEGNRLLSSVECYNPRTKCWFFVKALPEPRAAASTSAEGGNVCLKGGYSQMNHGQPSSFYYENKVELFYNMETNKWLRKY